The following coding sequences lie in one Pseudomonas sp. B33.4 genomic window:
- the hutI gene encoding imidazolonepropionase: protein MKTLWQHCHVATMAQGVYSIIEDAAIVTSGALIEWVGPRNQLPSGEYPAVNDLQGAWVTPGLIDCHTHTVFGGNRSGEFEKRLQGVSYAEIAASGGGIASTVRATREATEDELFASAAKRLKSLMRDGVTTVEMKSGYGLDLANERKILRVIRRLQKELPISVRSTCLAAHALPPEYKDRADDYIELICSEMLPALAAEDLVDAVDAFCEYLAFSPEQVERVFIAAQKLGLPVKLHAEQLSSLHGSSLAARYKALSADHLEFMDEADAIAMAEADTVAVLLPGAFYFLRETQLPPMDALRKHKVKIAIASDLNPGTSPALSLRLMLNMACTCFRMTPEEALAGATIHAAQALGMADTHGSLEVGKVADFVAWHIDRPADLAYWLGGDLDKRVVRHGVESNL from the coding sequence GTGAAAACCCTCTGGCAACACTGCCACGTCGCAACCATGGCGCAGGGCGTCTACTCGATCATCGAAGATGCGGCCATCGTGACGTCCGGTGCGCTCATCGAGTGGGTCGGCCCGCGTAATCAACTGCCATCTGGCGAATACCCGGCGGTCAATGATCTGCAAGGCGCTTGGGTCACCCCAGGCCTGATCGACTGCCACACTCACACGGTGTTCGGTGGCAACCGCAGCGGCGAATTCGAAAAACGTCTGCAAGGCGTTAGCTATGCCGAAATCGCAGCCTCCGGCGGCGGCATCGCCAGCACCGTGCGCGCGACGCGCGAAGCCACTGAAGACGAGCTGTTCGCCAGCGCCGCGAAACGCCTGAAAAGCCTGATGCGCGATGGCGTGACCACGGTCGAAATGAAATCCGGCTACGGCCTCGATCTGGCCAACGAACGCAAAATCCTCCGAGTCATCCGTCGTCTGCAAAAAGAGTTGCCGATCAGCGTGCGCAGCACCTGTCTGGCCGCCCATGCGTTGCCGCCGGAATACAAGGATCGTGCCGACGACTACATCGAGCTGATCTGCAGCGAGATGCTGCCGGCGCTGGCTGCCGAAGATCTGGTCGATGCCGTGGATGCATTCTGCGAATACCTGGCGTTCTCCCCGGAACAGGTCGAGCGGGTGTTTATCGCCGCGCAAAAACTCGGTCTGCCGGTGAAATTGCACGCCGAACAACTGTCGTCGCTGCACGGCTCCAGTCTTGCCGCGCGCTATAAAGCGTTGTCCGCCGATCACCTGGAGTTCATGGACGAAGCCGACGCCATCGCCATGGCCGAAGCCGACACCGTCGCGGTGCTGCTGCCGGGCGCGTTCTACTTCCTGCGCGAAACCCAGCTGCCGCCGATGGACGCCCTGCGCAAGCACAAGGTGAAAATCGCCATCGCGAGCGACCTCAACCCCGGCACCTCGCCGGCGCTGTCGTTGCGCCTGATGTTGAACATGGCCTGCACCTGCTTCCGCATGACCCCGGAAGAAGCCCTGGCCGGTGCGACCATTCACGCTGCACAAGCGCTGGGCATGGCCGACACCCACGGTTCGCTGGAGGTCGGCAAGGTCGCGGATTTCGTCGCCTGGCACATCGATCGTCCGGCGGATCTGGCTTATTGGCTGGGTGGCGATCTGGACAAACGCGTCGTGCGTCACGGCGTCGAATCAAATCTGTAG
- the hutG gene encoding N-formylglutamate deformylase — protein sequence MDKVLNFKQGRVPLLISMPHAGVRLTPAVEAGLIPAAKSLPDTDWHIPQLYDFAEELGASTLAAEYSRFVIDLNRPSDDKPLYVGATTGLYPATLFDGIALFREGHEPSKEERATYLEQIWTPYHRTLQEELARLKAEFGYALLFDAHSIRSIIPHLFDGKLPDFNLGTFNGASCDPLLAAQLEAICARHGDYSHVLNGRFKGGHITRHYGDPAQNIHAVQLELGQCTYMEEFEPFRYRADLAEPTRVVLKELLQGYLAWAKSHYSA from the coding sequence GTGGATAAGGTTCTGAACTTCAAGCAAGGTCGCGTGCCGCTACTGATCAGCATGCCGCACGCCGGGGTGCGGTTGACGCCTGCGGTGGAAGCCGGGTTGATCCCGGCCGCGAAAAGCCTGCCGGACACCGACTGGCATATTCCGCAGCTTTACGATTTTGCCGAAGAACTAGGTGCGAGTACGTTGGCGGCTGAGTACTCGCGGTTCGTCATCGATCTGAATCGTCCGTCCGACGACAAGCCGCTGTACGTCGGGGCGACCACCGGGCTGTACCCGGCGACGTTGTTCGATGGCATTGCGTTGTTCCGCGAAGGGCACGAGCCATCGAAAGAAGAGCGCGCAACCTATCTGGAGCAGATCTGGACCCCGTATCACCGCACGCTGCAGGAAGAGCTGGCGCGACTGAAAGCAGAGTTCGGTTACGCGCTGCTGTTCGACGCACACTCGATCCGCTCGATCATCCCGCACCTGTTCGACGGCAAACTGCCGGACTTCAACCTCGGCACCTTCAATGGCGCCAGTTGCGATCCGCTGTTGGCTGCACAACTGGAAGCGATCTGTGCACGCCATGGCGATTACAGCCATGTCCTCAACGGGCGCTTCAAGGGCGGTCATATCACCCGCCATTACGGCGACCCGGCGCAGAACATCCACGCGGTGCAACTGGAACTGGGCCAGTGCACGTACATGGAAGAGTTCGAACCGTTCCGCTATCGCGCCGATCTGGCCGAGCCAACGCGGGTGGT